GTCCCCAATGCGAGGATGGCAGGCTTGTGGTCAAATTCGGCAAGAACGGAACTTTTCTGGGTTGCGCCAACTATCCGGCTTGTTCCTTTACCAGCAACTACATCCGCAACAGCGCCGGAGAAATCGAGCTGGTCAAGGAAGAAGCGCCCGAAGATCTCGGGCCCTGCCCCAAATGCGAAGACGGTCGGTTGGTGGTCAAAAAAACCAAGACCGGCGGCAGATTTGTAGCCTGCTCCAATTATCCCGCCTGCCGCCACACCAAATCCGTAAGTACCGGCGTGCCCTGCCCCAAGGAGGGCTGTGACGGCGAACTGGTCGAAAAAACCAGCCGCCGCGGGAAGCCCTTCTATTCCTGCAGCAAATATCCCAAATGCGATTATGCGGTCTGGGATTTCCCCGTGGCCAAGCCCTGTCCGCTGTGCGAATCAAAAATCCTGGTGCGCAAAGAGACCAAGGCCAGGGGAACGCACCTGGCCTGTCCGGTCAAAGATTGCGGATACTGGGAAAAATTGGACTAGACCAAGCCGCCCTGCATACAGACGCTGTATTTCTTTAGAAACGCCACGGGGTTGTAGCTGAGCTTGGCTTTGCGCAACCCTTCGTCGCCAAGATCCTGCTCACGGTTGACAATCTGAAAACCCTGACAGCATTGCTCCAGAAAAATCTGGTTGATGGCCTGGTACACCCCCTTGAAATTGGGACACCCTTTTTCAAAATGGATCACGACGGTCGTATCGTCCAAGGCCTCCGCAATGGTGTAGGCGATCATCTTGTCATCGACCACAAGCCCCCCTCCGATAAGTCCCCTCAGCCTGGACCAGTCGTGCATGACCTTGACGATGGCCAGGTTTTCCGCGTCCAGAGTCTGGTCGTTCTCGCTGTTGCGCCACAAAAACCAGTCCGTCTGCAAGGCCAAGGCGAATTCCACCGTTTTTTCATCCAGAGTCACGAATTTGGCGTCATGGTCGCGCAGAAACTGATTGAGCAGATTTTTCTTGTTGTGAAATTTCCGCCCTTTCAGCTCGGTCAACTCGCCCACGTCATAAAGATAATCCCAGTGTTCCCTGCACTCCTCGACTTCGACCCCGCTCAATCGTTGTTCCCAGATGAGCTTCAATTCTTCGGGGATGCGGATAAAGCAGGTGCTCTCAGGCAGGGTGGCCTGCAAGGCCCCCCAGTCGGCCTTTTCCCAATTCCCGACAGGAGCCCAGTACAAGGTCTGCGGAAAGGTTTGCCGAATGAGCACATAATCGTCCCTGAAGGACCACTCCAGACCGTATTCCCGACCCCAGCCCCAAAGGTTGACAAAGCTGTAATCCGACGGTTTTTGGCTGCACTGCGCCAGGCGCCGGTTGTATTCTTCCTGCCCGTCAAGGGTGATGGGGTGAAACGTTGTTTCCATAGGCCCTTCCGATATAAGTTACGCAACAATTACGGTCAGTTTGATCAGATTTAAAAACTCAAGAAATCAAAGCTCTTGCAGTTGAGACAAAAACAATTATACTTTGTAGCCCGTGGATGTCAAAGCACGTAACCCCATTTTTCCGGAAGCATGAACCTTATGGCAGATACCCAGGCCGACTGGAAACTCAAAACTCCTGCCCCCGAAGCAGAGCTTAACGTTGCTCAGCAAAGAGGCATAGCCGAACGGCTGGAAGTGAGCCCCCTGCTGGTTCACTTGATGTCCCTGCGCGGCCTGGCCAGTGAATCCGACATGGACAAATTCCTGAGCCCCGGACTTCGCTACCTGCATCCGCTGGACAAATGGCCCGGCATCGAAGCAGGAGCAGCCCTGATCTGCGCTGCGGTAAAAGAAAACCGCAGAATCGCGGTCTGGGGCGACTATGATGTGGACGGAATTACCGCCACAACGCTGGTCAAGGACTTCATGGCCCGCCGGGGCGTCGAGATAAGCCATTACATCCCCGACAGACTGGACTTCGGTTACGGGCTGCATGTCGATGGCATCCGCGAACTGGCGGCTCAGGGTGTCGGGCTCCTGTTGACCGTCGATTGCGGCATCGCCAACATCGATGAGATTCGAGAAGCCAAGACGCTGGGGATGCACGTCATTGTCACCGACCATCACCTGCCCGGCCAAGACCTGCCCGAGGCCGAGGTCATCATCAACCCCAAGCTTGAGGGGTGGCCTACTCCCAACCTTGCCGGGGTCGGAGTGGCTTTTCTGCTCATGGGCGCGGTAAACCGCCTCCTCCCCGGGGCTGCGGTGGACATCCGCGACTTCCTGGATCTGGTCGCACTGGGCACTGTCGCCGATGTTGTCCCCCTGGATGAGCAGAACAGAATCTTGGTCAAAAACGGGCTTCTGCTGATCAAGGAAGGCCGCCGTCCCGGCATCCAGGCCCTCAAGGAAATCAGTGGGCTGGGACCAGACGACAACGTGGGCACAGGCTCCATCGGCT
This DNA window, taken from Desulfomicrobium sp. ZS1, encodes the following:
- a CDS encoding DUF2156 domain-containing protein, with amino-acid sequence METTFHPITLDGQEEYNRRLAQCSQKPSDYSFVNLWGWGREYGLEWSFRDDYVLIRQTFPQTLYWAPVGNWEKADWGALQATLPESTCFIRIPEELKLIWEQRLSGVEVEECREHWDYLYDVGELTELKGRKFHNKKNLLNQFLRDHDAKFVTLDEKTVEFALALQTDWFLWRNSENDQTLDAENLAIVKVMHDWSRLRGLIGGGLVVDDKMIAYTIAEALDDTTVVIHFEKGCPNFKGVYQAINQIFLEQCCQGFQIVNREQDLGDEGLRKAKLSYNPVAFLKKYSVCMQGGLV
- the recJ gene encoding single-stranded-DNA-specific exonuclease RecJ; this translates as MADTQADWKLKTPAPEAELNVAQQRGIAERLEVSPLLVHLMSLRGLASESDMDKFLSPGLRYLHPLDKWPGIEAGAALICAAVKENRRIAVWGDYDVDGITATTLVKDFMARRGVEISHYIPDRLDFGYGLHVDGIRELAAQGVGLLLTVDCGIANIDEIREAKTLGMHVIVTDHHLPGQDLPEAEVIINPKLEGWPTPNLAGVGVAFLLMGAVNRLLPGAAVDIRDFLDLVALGTVADVVPLDEQNRILVKNGLLLIKEGRRPGIQALKEISGLGPDDNVGTGSIGFALAPRINAAGRIGDPDLAVRMLLATDPEEARQLATKLDKLNAKRKLEEQRILEEAITQAESQLHLPGLVLHSEHWHSGIIGIVASRIVERFHRPCLILTKENGIFKGSGRSTPSFDLYQALLSCKQCLYKFGGHRQAAGLKLEPFQLANLKNLFAWAVEEQLGANPAPPVLELDAELPFALITATLLKELELLQPYGQGNPRPIFLSPPLSILKHRFFSQKKHLELHLSDSSDGTNMRAVAWRQGERWQDASFTGKQIKIAYTPRLSKFNGLQQIELAVQDILSLE